The proteins below come from a single Chitinophaga pinensis DSM 2588 genomic window:
- a CDS encoding trypsin-like serine peptidase: MEWNNILRELNYYLANLYITDFNHHTKLRLIKLVGLPAHLMEFPSPAVATWFYIMEFAEGRNKLLPLLELIASPEEGNGDDQFLQGAIAMLKAKKDVKSVTLDLSNWKGGNDLQLSREKIMGKKSTLLPIGFLENGTEAAKAVVRIVLGNTMATGFLIENSWLITNNHVLADMDAAESAIIEFGYQIKKGVRLSETKITELKAEYSCKLTPGLRESPLFETNKEEDWTLVKIDDPAITSYGSFKLSNTGVRAGDFVNIIQHPLGGPKQIGIYNNIVQYADQDIVQYLTDTNDGSSGSPVLNSDWEVVAVHHGGGWLMDKASGQNVKRNQGTNIERLKDTIKKFTEKLV, encoded by the coding sequence ATGGAATGGAATAATATTTTAAGAGAGTTAAATTATTACCTGGCGAACCTGTATATCACAGACTTCAATCACCATACGAAGCTGAGATTAATAAAACTGGTTGGTCTTCCTGCACATCTGATGGAGTTTCCTTCCCCGGCTGTGGCCACCTGGTTTTATATTATGGAATTCGCTGAGGGACGTAATAAACTACTGCCCTTACTGGAACTGATCGCATCTCCTGAAGAAGGAAATGGAGACGATCAGTTTCTGCAGGGCGCCATTGCCATGCTCAAGGCAAAAAAGGATGTCAAATCAGTCACACTGGACCTGTCTAACTGGAAAGGAGGCAACGATCTGCAACTATCCAGAGAGAAAATCATGGGTAAAAAAAGTACGTTGCTGCCGATCGGATTCCTGGAAAATGGCACAGAAGCGGCAAAGGCAGTTGTACGTATTGTATTGGGCAATACGATGGCCACCGGTTTTCTGATTGAAAATAGCTGGCTGATTACGAACAACCATGTACTCGCAGATATGGATGCCGCCGAGTCGGCCATTATTGAGTTTGGTTATCAGATCAAAAAGGGCGTACGGCTTTCAGAGACGAAAATAACCGAACTGAAAGCTGAATACAGCTGTAAACTGACCCCAGGTTTACGGGAAAGTCCCTTATTTGAAACCAATAAGGAAGAAGACTGGACTTTGGTAAAAATTGACGACCCGGCCATTACTTCTTATGGGTCATTCAAGCTGTCCAACACAGGTGTAAGGGCCGGCGACTTTGTGAATATCATCCAGCATCCATTGGGCGGACCGAAACAGATTGGTATTTACAACAACATCGTACAATATGCGGATCAGGATATCGTGCAATACCTCACAGATACAAATGACGGATCCTCCGGTTCTCCGGTCTTAAACAGCGACTGGGAGGTCGTGGCTGTTCACCATGGCGGCGGATGGCTGATGGACAAAGCAAGTGGACAAAATGTAAAAAGGAATCAGGGTACGAACATTGAGCGATTGAAAGACACCATTAAAAAATTCACCGAAAAATTAGTCTGA
- a CDS encoding SIR2 family protein yields MVFSDRQLHKIQTILYQRPANLAEVYLKHANIHSPLSGGATNDWVKWGEALAFVNSSKERMKRFLEEALKSEELPVLRYYYNELLSSRENRLLQLAHDLITGRCVVFLGPDVLTLTENRNIVSFNEWMSYQLMEEMNLSNVYYDKNLRDNLSYMASCYREMPNYVHGDIAHLSKEKFEEHLKSRRINLSLYQELSKLPLKIVINANPDELLYNEINKIKTDGCRLAYYDMSCRDAGPEPEELSDMQVSDDGEFSPGQTVVYNLFGSFRNESSVLHTEAEFLDFISRVTMGNPKIDEELLSEFNEKDSYLFLGFDFEQWYFKVLFHLFKLKKEQNNAVSCNVEDNDPNKRRRISPSTREFFEEEFRMFFVNDELVTFIADLNAVLTNITPRIV; encoded by the coding sequence ATGGTATTTTCTGACAGACAGCTACACAAAATTCAGACTATTTTATACCAGCGACCTGCAAACCTCGCTGAGGTTTATCTGAAACATGCAAATATACATAGCCCCCTTTCCGGAGGTGCAACCAATGACTGGGTAAAATGGGGAGAAGCGCTTGCCTTTGTCAATTCATCCAAAGAGCGGATGAAAAGATTTCTCGAAGAAGCACTAAAGAGCGAAGAGCTGCCCGTATTACGTTACTATTATAATGAGCTGTTGTCCAGCAGGGAGAATCGACTCCTGCAACTGGCGCATGACCTGATTACCGGACGTTGCGTAGTATTTCTGGGACCCGATGTATTGACATTGACAGAAAACAGAAACATCGTTTCCTTCAATGAATGGATGTCTTACCAGCTAATGGAAGAAATGAATCTCAGCAATGTATATTATGACAAAAACCTGCGCGACAATCTCAGTTACATGGCTAGTTGTTACAGGGAAATGCCTAATTATGTGCATGGAGACATTGCTCATTTATCAAAAGAAAAGTTTGAAGAACACCTCAAGAGCAGAAGAATTAATCTCTCCCTATACCAGGAACTCAGTAAGCTACCGCTCAAAATAGTGATCAATGCCAACCCTGATGAACTATTATATAACGAAATCAACAAAATAAAAACAGATGGCTGTAGGTTGGCATATTATGATATGTCCTGTAGAGACGCCGGACCGGAGCCGGAAGAACTGTCAGACATGCAGGTGTCTGACGATGGAGAGTTTTCGCCTGGTCAGACCGTTGTATATAATCTCTTCGGCTCATTTCGCAATGAAAGCTCCGTATTGCATACCGAAGCGGAATTCCTTGATTTCATCAGCCGGGTGACGATGGGCAATCCAAAGATAGATGAAGAATTACTGTCTGAATTCAATGAAAAGGACAGTTATCTTTTCCTGGGATTTGACTTTGAACAATGGTATTTCAAGGTATTGTTCCATTTGTTCAAACTAAAGAAAGAACAGAACAATGCCGTTTCCTGCAATGTGGAAGATAACGATCCTAACAAAAGACGCCGCATTAGTCCCAGCACACGGGAATTCTTTGAAGAGGAATTCCGTATGTTTTTTGTCAACGATGAACTCGTGACATTCATTGCCGATCTAAATGCCGTACTTACCAATATCACCCCCAGAATTGTATGA
- a CDS encoding sigma-70 family RNA polymerase sigma factor, with product MSTFNTISALKEGDPSVFSDIFNEYHRKVYFYVLSKTHSPYIAEETTQITFIKLWDYRHKLDESEPVSRLIFHIARATSIDLLRKEAVKGRFLKQENPPESDTVNISDTIEAREQLIRVRQAVNSMPPVRRKVFELSRYEFKSYKEIAAQLSLSVKTVENHMSLAISYLRSVLLLLFLLLYLI from the coding sequence ATGTCCACGTTTAATACTATTTCCGCGCTGAAAGAAGGAGATCCTTCCGTTTTCAGTGATATATTCAATGAATATCACCGGAAGGTGTATTTCTACGTGCTCTCCAAGACCCACTCTCCCTATATCGCAGAAGAAACTACCCAGATTACCTTTATCAAACTATGGGATTACAGGCATAAACTGGATGAATCAGAGCCGGTCAGCCGTTTGATCTTCCATATTGCCCGGGCCACCTCAATCGATCTCCTCAGAAAGGAAGCCGTTAAAGGCCGCTTTCTCAAACAGGAGAACCCGCCCGAATCAGACACCGTTAATATATCCGATACCATTGAAGCACGCGAACAGCTGATCAGGGTGCGCCAGGCAGTAAATAGTATGCCCCCTGTCAGAAGAAAAGTCTTTGAGCTCAGCCGTTACGAATTTAAATCCTACAAAGAAATTGCCGCACAACTGTCCCTTTCGGTTAAAACGGTAGAGAATCATATGTCTTTAGCTATCAGTTATTTAAGGAGCGTGCTGTTACTGTTGTTCCTCCTGCTGTACCTTATCTGA
- a CDS encoding AAA family ATPase — translation MNLSDLLINDKEQVSLDDVLLSQDNKTRIGQLIKEHFYIVELHNVGLPVNNKLLLHGSSGCGKTTTAKAIASALKKPLLILDLSSIVSARIGETSQNIKQIFDKAIREKAVLFLDEFDQVGKARGNDDKDVGEMRRLVNTLIQLIDYFPDKSLLIAATNHAHIIDKALMRRFQLHISYEMPTATELDHYYDKLLSKFPPDMQAITRRYDISYAEAKDDAFTQLKATFISKLEQKVDISV, via the coding sequence ATGAATCTTTCTGATCTTCTTATAAATGACAAGGAACAGGTATCGCTCGACGATGTACTGTTAAGTCAGGACAATAAAACACGCATCGGACAACTCATCAAAGAGCATTTTTACATCGTGGAACTGCATAATGTGGGGCTGCCGGTGAACAACAAACTACTCTTGCACGGTAGCTCTGGTTGTGGCAAAACGACGACTGCCAAGGCAATTGCCAGTGCACTGAAAAAGCCATTACTGATCCTGGACCTCAGTAGTATCGTATCTGCCCGTATCGGTGAAACCTCCCAGAACATCAAACAGATCTTCGATAAGGCCATCCGGGAGAAGGCTGTGCTGTTCCTGGACGAGTTTGACCAGGTAGGTAAAGCCCGCGGTAATGACGATAAAGACGTGGGAGAAATGAGGCGTTTAGTTAATACACTCATACAGCTGATCGATTATTTCCCCGACAAGTCACTGCTGATAGCAGCCACTAACCATGCGCATATCATTGATAAAGCCCTCATGCGGCGTTTCCAGTTGCACATTTCCTACGAAATGCCTACCGCCACGGAACTGGACCATTACTACGACAAACTGCTGAGCAAATTTCCGCCCGATATGCAGGCCATTACCCGCAGGTATGACATCTCCTATGCCGAGGCCAAAGATGACGCCTTTACCCAGCTAAAAGCGACCTTTATCAGTAAGCTGGAGCAAAAGGTGGATATATCTGTATAA
- a CDS encoding FecR family protein — translation MQRELIDKYFRNECTDDERQQVLEYFRNNPEEWNRYMNEDDWDQYVVNEELPQELSEDLFERVSRQTFRNSRRSMMIRLAAAAVIVSLLVGSLWAYLTVRESRVQRGIAHAGTQEEMTEKRNDTDKQLRVQLADGSFVVLEPHSYIRYYEPFVSDRDRLVYLWGKALFNVEKDQSRAFIVYSDMLATTVLGTSFTVDAFDESDVIRVKLHKGKVQVTAADTLAQQWNGKEILRPGDELIYDKVNKVASIKRNAPAEQLVRAAPAGGADYHVRRPDSYTFDISPLSEVFDQLSSYYQIEIYYYPSEINNKYFSGRMRKTDKLETILNDIAILNQLTIEKDQNRYIIREKN, via the coding sequence ATGCAAAGGGAATTGATTGACAAGTATTTCAGGAATGAATGTACTGATGATGAAAGACAGCAGGTACTGGAATATTTCAGGAATAATCCCGAAGAGTGGAACAGGTATATGAACGAAGATGACTGGGATCAATATGTAGTAAATGAAGAACTCCCGCAGGAGCTTTCGGAGGATCTGTTTGAAAGAGTCAGCAGACAAACCTTCAGAAACTCCCGGAGAAGTATGATGATCAGGCTGGCAGCTGCAGCCGTAATCGTCAGTCTCCTGGTGGGGTCTTTATGGGCCTATCTGACCGTCAGGGAATCCCGTGTGCAGCGTGGTATCGCCCATGCCGGCACGCAGGAGGAGATGACGGAAAAACGGAACGATACAGATAAACAGTTGCGTGTACAGCTGGCAGATGGATCTTTTGTCGTACTGGAGCCACATAGTTACATCCGGTATTATGAACCATTTGTATCAGACAGAGACAGGCTGGTATATCTGTGGGGAAAGGCCTTATTCAATGTAGAGAAAGATCAAAGCAGGGCATTCATTGTATACTCAGATATGCTCGCCACCACAGTGCTAGGCACTTCCTTTACCGTAGATGCATTTGATGAAAGCGATGTGATCAGGGTAAAACTGCACAAGGGGAAAGTACAGGTAACCGCTGCGGATACGCTGGCACAGCAATGGAACGGAAAAGAAATACTCCGTCCTGGTGATGAACTGATCTATGACAAAGTAAACAAGGTAGCCAGCATTAAACGTAATGCACCAGCAGAACAGCTGGTGAGAGCTGCACCTGCCGGTGGTGCTGATTATCACGTACGCCGGCCTGACTCTTATACATTTGACATATCACCACTGTCAGAAGTATTCGATCAGCTCAGCAGCTACTACCAGATAGAGATTTATTATTATCCTTCTGAGATCAATAACAAATACTTCTCAGGAAGAATGCGAAAAACAGACAAGTTAGAAACTATACTGAACGATATAGCAATACTAAACCAACTTACTATTGAGAAAGACCAGAATCGTTATATCATAAGGGAGAAAAATTAG
- a CDS encoding RagB/SusD family nutrient uptake outer membrane protein yields the protein MKIKINKVTRILLLTLALHVSQGCTKEFLKPDPQSFYEPSITFTSKEGLQAAITSCNRNLTYVWTGEGAPLLTDLLFSDVAIDGTTDKSGPAQDLNAMITPTSNNNDVNTNKINFFWFEGYKGIKYANTIVTNLPRVQGLDTTLRNQMMGMAYFHRTFRYMWLIFDFGDIPLLTKEITSPKFNFRSTKRGVILQQLVADMEFAVRHVPANGDYGTVTKGACQQLLIKCYLAAGEFDKAIAVANDLINSAGYSLMTQPFGTFVNPAPAIHNITRNVIWDLHRGQNKSIAANRETIFNLISREEFANSRQNMVTMRNALPFYSGTGNQLISTPSGKQGMSTSYSQTKDKIDLRKTYGRGIAKTRPTWYSSNTIWTDTSDLRHNSAVGNWMHMEDMVYNHPSLLSSGDQYYGKQLQKYNSSGKLLVTDTIRTWFDWPHYKVWVETPRSETVDNYDGGASDWYIYRLAETYLLRAEAYFWKGRYAEAAEDVNAIRRRAHCTQMFAPGEINIGVILDERARELYYEELRHVELSRISYIFATTNIPDEFGKTYQVDNLSKSSYWFERITRYNNFYNKGVKTVYGTQFTASPYHILWPVPQSDIDANRNGRLNQNFGYSGYELNQAPIDNLEEAIRVQD from the coding sequence ATGAAGATCAAGATAAATAAAGTTACCAGGATATTGTTGCTGACGCTGGCCTTACACGTATCACAGGGATGTACTAAAGAGTTCCTGAAGCCTGACCCGCAGTCATTCTATGAGCCCTCTATTACTTTTACTTCAAAAGAAGGATTGCAGGCCGCCATCACCAGTTGTAACAGGAACCTGACTTACGTATGGACAGGAGAAGGAGCACCTTTGCTGACTGACCTGCTTTTTTCTGATGTAGCGATAGATGGTACGACAGACAAGTCAGGTCCTGCACAGGACCTGAATGCCATGATCACGCCTACTTCCAATAATAACGACGTCAATACCAATAAGATCAACTTCTTCTGGTTTGAGGGGTATAAGGGGATTAAATATGCCAATACGATTGTCACCAATCTGCCGCGTGTACAGGGGCTTGATACGACGCTGCGTAATCAGATGATGGGCATGGCTTATTTCCACCGCACCTTCCGCTATATGTGGCTGATATTCGACTTCGGAGATATTCCTTTACTGACCAAAGAGATCACTTCGCCTAAGTTCAATTTCCGCTCTACTAAAAGAGGCGTCATTTTGCAGCAATTGGTAGCTGATATGGAGTTCGCCGTACGACATGTACCTGCCAATGGCGACTATGGTACGGTCACAAAAGGCGCCTGTCAGCAGTTACTGATCAAATGTTACCTGGCTGCCGGTGAGTTTGACAAAGCGATTGCAGTGGCGAATGACCTTATTAACAGTGCTGGCTATTCCCTGATGACACAACCTTTCGGCACATTTGTCAATCCGGCGCCAGCCATTCATAACATCACCAGGAATGTGATATGGGACCTGCACCGCGGACAGAATAAATCCATTGCGGCGAACAGGGAAACGATCTTCAACCTGATCAGCAGAGAAGAATTTGCCAATAGCAGACAGAATATGGTGACCATGCGCAATGCGCTTCCTTTCTATTCCGGTACGGGCAATCAGCTGATCAGTACCCCTTCCGGTAAACAAGGCATGAGTACCAGCTATAGTCAGACGAAGGATAAGATAGACCTGCGTAAGACCTATGGCAGAGGGATTGCCAAAACAAGACCTACCTGGTATAGCAGCAATACGATCTGGACGGATACCAGCGATTTGCGTCACAACAGTGCCGTTGGTAACTGGATGCATATGGAAGATATGGTGTATAACCATCCCTCGCTGCTGAGCAGCGGTGACCAGTACTACGGAAAGCAACTGCAGAAATACAATAGCTCCGGTAAGCTGTTGGTGACCGACACCATCAGGACCTGGTTTGACTGGCCACATTATAAGGTATGGGTAGAGACACCGCGTTCTGAAACAGTAGATAACTATGATGGCGGTGCAAGCGACTGGTACATCTACAGACTGGCAGAGACCTATCTGCTGCGTGCAGAGGCTTATTTCTGGAAAGGCAGGTATGCAGAAGCCGCTGAAGATGTAAATGCCATTCGTCGTCGTGCGCATTGTACACAGATGTTTGCACCAGGCGAGATTAACATTGGTGTAATCCTGGATGAAAGGGCAAGGGAGCTTTATTATGAAGAATTAAGACATGTGGAATTAAGCCGTATCTCTTACATTTTTGCTACTACGAACATCCCGGATGAATTCGGGAAAACGTACCAGGTAGATAATCTGTCTAAAAGCAGTTACTGGTTTGAAAGGATCACCCGGTACAATAACTTCTATAATAAGGGTGTAAAGACCGTATATGGTACGCAGTTTACGGCAAGTCCTTATCATATCTTATGGCCTGTACCACAATCAGATATTGATGCCAATAGAAATGGCAGGTTAAATCAGAATTTCGGATATTCCGGATATGAGCTGAACCAGGCGCCGATTGATAACCTGGAAGAGGCAATAAGGGTACAGGATTAA
- a CDS encoding SusC/RagA family TonB-linked outer membrane protein — protein sequence MKQRNSTCVLLCIAVILSIIPLLLHAQQSRSDVSGIVKSEENGEPLWGVSVTVKNATNSFTASVQTDSAGYFTFTRLPAGPGYTFSFSFMGYERQTLSGYNLKAGAEFSLRVDLKNSEQKINEVVVVGYGSMQKKDLTGSISQLKTARLEKESPRSIQDLLRSGVPGLYVGQNTSAKGGGDMLVRGQRSLKASNDPLIVLDGVIFFGELSEINPQDIEHFDILKDASAAAIYGAKSANGVVIITTKKGTSDKPTIRFDANRGVAAMGKKREVYDAEGYLKFRSDLFNSGTRWATPAKYVNPTPENLNKYGVSLDDWLAYDALTGTPEEIWLLRIGLFEKERLNYSKGRTYDWFDGSFQHGVQQNYNVSLSGRNKDALNYYISMGYLNNEGIVVGDKYRAYRSNIKLDGKVNKWMHTGVNINFQDRSDGNLAADWEGQIINNSPYASPLDSNGILDGQPMGASVNQGVNTAYGNQFKQLEKGFTVLNTTIYQTIKLPFNITYQLNFSPRMQWFYNRYHESSQNPLWSDNGKVIRENTKNFDWQIDNIISWDYTFARKHKVKVTLLQNAEEHRSWNESITARDFSPTDALGFHNIGAANPLKTTVSSNDQHSTGDALMARLFYSYDNRYMITASVRRDGYSAFGASNPRATFPALAFAWNFADERFFHWSPMSTGKLRLSWGMNGNRSIGIYQALSNLTTGAGRYPYVQSNGTVYELSQLYVDRMANYGLKWEATSSWNAGLDFGFLNNRITGNMEVYYMPTTDLLMDQSLPDFTGFSTVTTNLGEVVNRGFELGITSQNIQKKNFEWSTTFGFFFNRNKVKHLYYTYEDVLNADGKLVGSKEIDDISNGWFIGHDLSSIWTYNVQGIWQENEREQAAKYGEIPGDVKVEDVDGDGKYTNADKKFLGTTTPRFRWTLRNDFAIFKNFDFSFNIYANWGHKATSTDYLNNFGSQTDRINSYVRKYWTPENPSDTYARLNSTNVQNITPSRVIDKTYIRLDNISVSYSLPPDVARRMDMAQLKVYAGVRNVAVWAKDWEYWDPETTSLMPRYYTVGITASF from the coding sequence ATGAAACAGCGTAATTCCACGTGTGTACTGCTATGTATTGCAGTCATCCTAAGCATTATTCCTTTATTGCTGCATGCCCAGCAAAGCCGCTCCGATGTATCGGGTATTGTAAAAAGCGAAGAAAACGGCGAACCGCTCTGGGGTGTCAGTGTCACCGTCAAAAATGCAACAAACAGTTTTACCGCTTCTGTACAAACCGACAGCGCCGGCTATTTCACCTTCACCAGATTGCCGGCAGGTCCGGGGTATACTTTCTCTTTTTCCTTTATGGGATATGAGCGACAAACCCTGTCAGGCTATAACCTGAAAGCAGGCGCTGAATTCTCTTTACGGGTGGATCTTAAAAACAGCGAACAGAAGATAAATGAAGTCGTGGTAGTAGGATATGGCTCCATGCAGAAAAAAGACCTTACCGGCTCTATCAGTCAGCTGAAAACAGCCCGCCTGGAAAAGGAGAGTCCCCGCTCTATACAGGACCTGCTGCGTAGCGGTGTGCCTGGATTGTACGTCGGACAAAATACTTCCGCAAAGGGTGGGGGAGACATGCTGGTACGCGGACAACGTTCCCTGAAAGCAAGTAATGATCCGCTGATCGTACTGGATGGCGTGATCTTCTTCGGGGAATTATCTGAGATCAATCCACAGGATATCGAACACTTTGATATCTTGAAAGATGCCTCCGCCGCCGCTATATACGGGGCTAAATCAGCCAATGGAGTGGTCATCATTACAACGAAAAAAGGTACTTCCGATAAACCTACTATCCGCTTTGACGCCAACAGAGGTGTTGCTGCCATGGGTAAAAAACGCGAGGTATATGATGCGGAGGGATATCTGAAATTCCGCTCCGACCTCTTTAATAGTGGTACAAGATGGGCTACGCCTGCTAAATATGTAAATCCTACACCAGAGAATCTTAATAAATATGGCGTCTCCCTGGACGACTGGTTAGCTTACGATGCGCTGACCGGAACGCCTGAAGAGATCTGGTTGCTGCGTATCGGTCTTTTTGAAAAAGAAAGGCTTAATTATTCAAAAGGCAGAACCTATGACTGGTTTGACGGCTCCTTCCAGCATGGTGTACAGCAGAACTATAATGTAAGTCTGTCAGGCAGAAATAAAGACGCCCTCAATTACTATATCTCCATGGGATACCTCAATAATGAAGGTATCGTGGTGGGTGATAAATACCGTGCATACCGGTCGAATATCAAACTGGACGGAAAGGTGAATAAATGGATGCACACCGGCGTAAATATCAATTTCCAGGATAGATCAGATGGTAATCTGGCTGCGGACTGGGAAGGACAGATTATTAATAACTCTCCCTATGCCTCTCCGCTGGATTCAAATGGCATCCTTGACGGACAGCCCATGGGCGCCAGTGTAAACCAGGGTGTCAATACAGCTTATGGTAATCAGTTCAAGCAACTGGAGAAAGGATTTACGGTGTTAAATACCACCATTTACCAGACGATCAAACTGCCATTCAACATTACCTATCAGCTGAATTTCTCCCCAAGAATGCAGTGGTTCTATAACAGGTATCATGAATCCTCGCAGAACCCATTATGGTCTGATAACGGAAAAGTAATCAGGGAAAACACCAAAAACTTTGACTGGCAGATCGATAACATCATTTCATGGGATTATACCTTCGCCCGTAAACATAAAGTGAAAGTGACCCTGCTTCAGAACGCAGAAGAACACCGTTCCTGGAATGAAAGTATTACTGCCAGGGATTTTTCTCCTACAGATGCCCTGGGTTTCCATAATATCGGTGCTGCCAATCCTTTAAAGACGACTGTCAGCAGTAATGACCAGCATAGTACCGGTGATGCGTTAATGGCCCGCCTGTTCTATTCCTATGATAACAGGTATATGATCACGGCTTCTGTACGCCGGGATGGTTACTCTGCATTTGGCGCTTCCAATCCAAGAGCCACTTTCCCGGCCCTCGCTTTTGCCTGGAACTTTGCAGATGAACGTTTCTTCCACTGGTCGCCTATGAGTACCGGTAAACTGCGTTTGTCATGGGGTATGAACGGTAACCGCTCCATCGGTATATACCAGGCATTGTCTAATCTGACCACCGGTGCAGGCCGTTATCCTTATGTGCAATCGAATGGCACGGTGTATGAATTGTCTCAGTTGTACGTTGACCGTATGGCCAACTATGGTCTGAAATGGGAAGCTACTTCCTCCTGGAATGCCGGTCTGGATTTCGGATTCCTCAATAACAGGATTACCGGTAATATGGAAGTTTACTATATGCCTACCACCGATCTCCTGATGGATCAGTCCCTGCCTGATTTTACCGGTTTCAGTACCGTAACGACCAATCTCGGGGAAGTGGTGAACAGAGGCTTTGAATTAGGAATCACTTCTCAGAACATACAGAAAAAGAACTTTGAATGGAGTACCACATTTGGCTTCTTCTTTAATAGAAATAAGGTGAAGCACCTCTACTATACCTATGAAGACGTATTAAATGCAGATGGTAAATTAGTCGGCTCCAAAGAGATTGACGATATCTCTAACGGATGGTTTATCGGTCACGATCTGTCCTCAATATGGACCTATAATGTACAGGGAATCTGGCAGGAAAATGAAAGAGAACAGGCGGCTAAATATGGAGAGATCCCCGGGGATGTGAAAGTGGAAGATGTGGATGGAGATGGAAAATATACCAATGCCGATAAGAAGTTTTTGGGTACGACCACACCACGCTTCCGCTGGACGCTGCGCAATGACTTTGCTATCTTCAAAAACTTTGATTTCTCTTTTAATATCTATGCGAACTGGGGACATAAGGCGACTTCCACCGATTATCTGAATAACTTCGGTTCGCAGACGGACAGGATCAATTCTTATGTGAGAAAATACTGGACGCCTGAAAATCCTTCTGATACTTACGCCAGACTGAATTCCACCAATGTGCAGAACATCACGCCTTCCCGTGTGATTGATAAAACATATATCCGCCTTGATAACATATCGGTGTCTTATTCGCTGCCTCCTGATGTAGCCAGGAGAATGGATATGGCCCAGCTCAAGGTATATGCAGGTGTACGCAACGTAGCGGTATGGGCGAAAGACTGGGAATACTGGGATCCGGAAACCACTTCATTAATGCCCCGGTATTATACAGTCGGAATTACAGCCTCATTTTAA
- a CDS encoding CPBP family intramembrane glutamic endopeptidase: MEQEFQNEVIHTLNVPQSTAKVAYPDIKSLFRIFGIMLLCMMLIGIAGAVITAIAGDRISPLLKSLLSFISYTMGLLLTIRYAAKRSEKWQHTPLNLSINKIQPVLIPVIIISTLALVVGMERLAMLIPMPEVIEKMFEDLFKNDLFSIITIVIAAPLLEETLCRGIVLKGLLKRYPPRKAIIISALFFGLIHMNPWQALPAFCIGLFMGWLFYKTNSIIPGIIVHATNNGTAALFLFFPKDKQDILGLVGMPYYIILCIAAALIIVLSCIYLHRKARALKPAVMDIPAAQPLPADV, from the coding sequence ATGGAACAGGAATTTCAAAATGAAGTAATACATACTTTAAATGTCCCTCAGTCAACTGCGAAAGTGGCTTATCCTGATATAAAATCACTCTTCAGGATATTCGGGATCATGCTTTTATGCATGATGCTGATAGGAATAGCGGGAGCTGTTATAACAGCTATTGCGGGAGACCGGATTTCACCTTTACTCAAATCATTGTTAAGTTTCATCTCATACACAATGGGTTTGTTACTCACGATCAGATATGCAGCGAAAAGGAGTGAAAAATGGCAGCATACGCCCCTCAATTTGAGCATTAATAAGATACAACCCGTACTGATACCGGTAATTATCATCAGTACATTGGCTTTAGTGGTAGGAATGGAGCGCCTGGCGATGCTGATACCAATGCCTGAGGTCATTGAGAAAATGTTTGAGGACCTGTTCAAGAACGATCTTTTTTCAATTATTACTATTGTCATAGCCGCGCCTTTACTGGAAGAAACACTTTGTCGCGGTATCGTGTTAAAAGGATTATTAAAGCGCTATCCGCCGCGGAAGGCGATCATCATTTCCGCCTTATTCTTTGGTCTGATACACATGAATCCCTGGCAGGCATTACCTGCTTTTTGCATCGGTCTGTTTATGGGCTGGTTATTTTACAAGACTAATTCCATTATTCCAGGCATCATTGTACATGCAACGAACAACGGAACCGCCGCCTTATTCCTGTTTTTTCCCAAGGATAAGCAGGACATATTAGGTCTGGTGGGAATGCCCTATTATATCATCCTATGTATAGCTGCGGCGCTTATTATTGTTTTATCCTGTATCTATCTGCATAGAAAAGCACGGGCGCTCAAACCTGCAGTTATGGATATTCCTGCTGCTCAACCTCTGCCTGCGGATGTCTGA